The Spirochaeta isovalerica genome includes a window with the following:
- a CDS encoding HAMP domain-containing protein: MGVVVNKTEEYADSRIERERQEIREHILAFLLSSILIFFFLQIFQKNIFAPLDRLKNAMLLISRKNAESDVPYINIKNEIGDIARAVNEFRINIIKLDKANFALEKTSADKENLIAALETRIKEINELQELIPICSYCKNVRNDKGYYEEIESYIAKHSSVDFSHTICPDCLRKYYPDSPKNCKGRSVRNLRVNRNINAFFLFSCCHFPLVS; the protein is encoded by the coding sequence ATGGGAGTTGTTGTCAATAAGACAGAGGAATATGCAGACAGCAGGATCGAGCGTGAGAGGCAGGAAATCCGGGAACATATTCTCGCCTTCCTCCTGTCATCGATACTCATTTTCTTTTTTCTGCAGATTTTTCAGAAAAACATCTTTGCTCCCCTTGATAGGTTGAAGAACGCCATGCTGCTGATCAGCCGGAAGAATGCGGAATCCGATGTACCCTATATCAATATAAAGAACGAGATCGGCGATATCGCCAGAGCGGTCAACGAATTCAGAATCAACATAATCAAGCTCGATAAAGCCAATTTCGCCCTGGAGAAGACTTCAGCGGATAAAGAAAACCTCATTGCTGCACTGGAAACGAGAATAAAGGAAATCAATGAACTTCAGGAGCTGATCCCCATCTGCTCCTACTGTAAAAATGTCAGGAATGACAAGGGGTATTACGAAGAGATTGAAAGCTATATAGCCAAACACTCCTCGGTGGATTTCAGTCATACAATCTGCCCGGATTGCCTCAGGAAATACTATCCAGATTCGCCGAAAAATTGCAAAGGAAGATCCGTAAGGAACTTGAGAGTCAACAGGAATATCAATGCTTTCTTTCTTTTTTCATGTTGTCATTTTCCTCTGGTGTCCTAA